A window of the Mus pahari chromosome 1, PAHARI_EIJ_v1.1, whole genome shotgun sequence genome harbors these coding sequences:
- the LOC110335049 gene encoding histone H1.5-like, with protein MATAAQVNERLSDTRAPALPDVGPGARRVPAGYKFSKARGTQGLGRHCSGPDVRNRWELRRLSVSLSWDIEPENKRKRTATTLGARVPGRGEQLAAFILTIPETAPIDTVAPAPIEKSPAKKKMAKKTKCKATGPTVPDLITKAIFASKEDGGVCLPALKKALAAGGYHVKKNNNRIKLRHKSPVNKGTLVQTKGTCASGSLKHNKNVASSEAKPKKTGAAEVKKPAGATPKKPKKAEGARNPVKKTPKKAKKPVAAGVKKVDKSPKKAKAAAKPKMVAKSPPKPKAVKSKASKPEVIKSKAAKPTTAKVKKAVSKKNVGLLMTATKPHVGRHL; from the exons ATGGCGACAGCTGCGCAGGTTAATGAGCGTCTTAGTGACACGCGCGCACCCGCTCTGCCAGATGTGGGCCCTGGGGCGCGCCGCGTTCCCGCTGGCTATAAGTTCTCGAAGGCGCGCGGGACCCAGGGTTTGGGGCGGCACTGCTCCGGACCTGACGTCAGGAATAGATGGGAGCTTCGGAGGTTAAGCGTCTCCCTGTCCTGGGACATAGAACCTGAAAACAAGAGGAAGAGGACCGCCACGACGCTGGGAGCCCGGGTGCCAGGGCGTGGCGAG cagCTAGCAGCCTTTATTCTCACCATACCTGAAACTGCTCCCATCGATACTGTGGCTCCAGCTCCTATAGAGAAGTCTCCCGCCAAGAAGAAGATGGCAAAAAAGACTAAGTGCAAGGCCACAGGGCCTACAGTGCCCGACCTCATAACTAAGGCTATTTTTGCCTCTAAGGAGGATGGTGGCGTATGCCTGCCTGCCCTTAAGAAGGCACTGGCTGCTGGTGGCTACCATGTCAAGAAGAACAACAACCGCATCAAGCTTAGGCATAAGAGTCCAGTTAACAAGGGTACCCTGGTGCAGACCAAAGGAACCTGTGCCTCGGGTTCCCTCAAGCATAACAAAAATGTGGCTTCCAGTGAGGCCAAGCCTAAGAAGACGGGCGCTGCTGAGGTTAAGAAGCCTGCAGGTGCCACCCCTAAAAAGCCTAAGAAGGCTGAGGGAGCAAGGAATCCTGTGAAGAAAActccaaagaaagcaaagaagccTGTGGCAGCTGGAGTAAAGAAAGTTGACAAGAGTCCTAAGAAGGCCAAGGCTGCTGCCAAGCCTAAAATGGTGGCAAAGAGCCCGCCAAAGCCCAAGGCGGTGAAGTCTAAGGCTTCCAAACCTGAGGTTATCAAGTCCAAGGCAGCTAAGCCTACGACTGCCAAGGTAAAGAAGGCTGTTTCCAAAAAAAATGTAGGTTTGCTTATGACTGCAACAAAGCCCCACGTTGGGCGCCACCTGTAG